The following coding sequences lie in one Thermodesulforhabdaceae bacterium genomic window:
- the csm5 gene encoding type III-A CRISPR-associated RAMP protein Csm5, whose translation MNVLDVRECYIKILTPLHVGCGEFYEPFSFTVDTSRKEILILDFGPLLRAMDSKLRSDFSNICRKGTIESLLEMYKFLRRLGERKDIINKEGVVSRKIQVSQEFVKHYEEVVEGGKTNRRPDNYNRHIDPRINAQRVITNFAIGRTAFETREKELPIIPGSSIKGAIRTAVLNLWRHNAANKRYSVDQNKDLERDILKGSFHTDPFSLVKVSDFLPVEEPRVKIVYAVNVKKGSGKGGRGPYQILEVVLQGKFKGKITIMEPQNGRDVKQPLGFEDLKGSLREFYKKEFDRELNELKSCGIEVSIPKISGFLIRIGRHSGAECVTIEGFRKIKIMGKSPSYLDHATTLWLASDDRRRPLGARPFGWCELTFGS comes from the coding sequence ATGAACGTTTTGGATGTAAGAGAATGCTACATAAAAATTTTGACTCCTTTGCATGTGGGGTGTGGAGAGTTTTATGAGCCTTTTTCTTTCACTGTGGATACTAGCCGTAAAGAAATCCTGATTTTAGATTTCGGTCCCCTACTGAGGGCTATGGATTCTAAATTGAGGAGTGATTTTTCCAACATATGCCGTAAAGGCACGATAGAGTCTCTTTTAGAAATGTATAAGTTTCTAAGACGACTTGGAGAACGGAAAGATATTATAAACAAAGAAGGGGTTGTGTCACGGAAAATTCAAGTATCTCAGGAGTTTGTTAAGCACTACGAGGAGGTAGTTGAAGGTGGAAAGACGAATCGTCGTCCTGATAATTACAATCGTCACATAGATCCACGAATTAATGCCCAGAGGGTTATAACTAATTTTGCAATAGGAAGGACAGCCTTTGAAACTCGGGAAAAAGAGCTTCCAATTATTCCGGGCTCGTCTATAAAGGGTGCCATAAGAACGGCTGTCCTTAATTTATGGCGCCATAATGCAGCCAATAAGCGATATAGTGTTGATCAAAATAAAGATCTTGAAAGAGACATTCTAAAAGGATCTTTTCATACAGATCCCTTTAGCCTTGTGAAAGTTTCGGACTTTCTTCCTGTAGAAGAACCAAGGGTAAAAATAGTTTATGCTGTGAATGTTAAAAAGGGATCTGGAAAAGGGGGAAGGGGGCCATACCAGATTCTCGAAGTGGTGCTACAGGGTAAGTTCAAAGGCAAAATTACCATTATGGAACCTCAAAACGGTAGAGACGTTAAACAACCTTTGGGTTTCGAAGATCTGAAAGGGAGTTTAAGAGAGTTTTATAAAAAAGAATTTGATCGAGAACTTAATGAACTTAAATCGTGCGGGATTGAAGTATCAATCCCGAAAATATCTGGTTTTTTGATTCGCATTGGCCGTCATAGTGGAGCAGAATGTGTAACTATTGAAGGATTTCGAAAGATCAAAATAATGGGTAAAAGCCCTTCTTATCTCGACCATGCGACTACGTTATGGCTTGCATCAGACGATAGAAGGCGTCCTTTAGGTGCTCGCCCTTTTGGGTGGTGTGAATTGACGTTTGGAAGCTAA
- a CDS encoding 2-isopropylmalate synthase, whose translation MTRKVSFFDTTLRDGLKIQGVYLTVDEKIQIAKQLASVGITVLEVGFPAASEDQYKTSCAVVEAVNESVIFCVLARATNLEDFAVAKDVLSRASKGRVHTFVPISPMYREHFLKKSFDEAVRIAQEAVKRAKDVASEIEVSLVDAYRANLDEVLTMTDKIIAAGANIVNYADTVGCATPWKVENFFGEVKKRFGNDVRFSIHCHNDLGLATANSFAALKVGAEQAHCTVNGLGERAGNTPLEELAALVALYGSEYGLASSIVLNRLYPLSKMVERYTGLSISLLKPLVGANAFQCDVSTPQLGDITEKPPFAVITPDQIGLPCAEERPLDQETDFEQFKKHLITLGYSLSDENYQKAYSLFKEVSRKKEHVFNEDLSLIVHQTLSQVPQRYKMLYLNVSAGSIPVPHATVQLDIDGQILQDAGFGHGPVDAAFKTIFRMVKRFPKLLRYEVNAATMGTDAQGQVLLRLQEDDTIVDGRAVHSDIVMASALALIDALNKLEFYRGKREISEMSEDESWTVKL comes from the coding sequence ATGACACGAAAAGTTTCATTTTTTGATACAACACTTCGAGACGGCCTAAAAATTCAGGGAGTATATCTTACAGTCGATGAGAAAATCCAAATTGCCAAACAACTGGCTAGTGTTGGTATCACGGTGCTAGAAGTCGGGTTTCCTGCTGCCTCAGAAGATCAATATAAAACTTCTTGCGCCGTTGTTGAGGCTGTGAATGAATCTGTTATTTTTTGTGTGCTGGCAAGAGCTACTAATCTAGAAGATTTTGCCGTGGCAAAGGATGTTCTCTCACGAGCTTCCAAAGGGCGAGTTCATACATTTGTGCCTATATCGCCCATGTATCGAGAGCATTTTTTGAAAAAATCTTTTGATGAAGCGGTGCGGATCGCTCAAGAAGCGGTAAAAAGAGCTAAAGACGTAGCTTCCGAAATAGAGGTTTCCCTAGTAGATGCCTATAGAGCAAATCTTGATGAAGTTCTTACCATGACTGATAAAATTATTGCCGCTGGAGCAAATATAGTTAACTATGCGGATACTGTGGGTTGTGCTACTCCCTGGAAGGTGGAAAACTTTTTTGGTGAGGTAAAAAAGCGTTTTGGAAATGATGTTCGTTTCAGCATTCACTGTCATAACGATCTTGGATTGGCTACAGCTAATTCCTTTGCTGCACTGAAAGTTGGAGCTGAACAGGCTCACTGCACCGTAAACGGTCTAGGTGAACGAGCTGGCAATACTCCCCTTGAAGAACTTGCTGCTCTCGTTGCTCTTTACGGTTCAGAATATGGCTTGGCTAGTTCTATAGTCCTGAATCGCCTTTATCCGCTTAGCAAGATGGTTGAACGTTATACTGGACTTTCCATAAGTCTCTTAAAACCTCTTGTAGGTGCTAATGCTTTCCAATGTGATGTATCAACTCCTCAACTTGGTGATATTACGGAAAAGCCTCCATTTGCTGTTATTACCCCAGACCAAATCGGTTTGCCTTGTGCAGAAGAACGGCCTCTCGATCAAGAAACCGATTTCGAACAATTCAAAAAGCATCTTATTACTCTGGGATATTCTCTTAGCGATGAAAACTACCAGAAAGCCTATTCTCTCTTTAAAGAAGTATCTAGAAAAAAAGAGCACGTCTTTAACGAAGACCTTTCCCTTATCGTTCACCAGACGCTTTCTCAGGTCCCTCAGCGTTACAAAATGCTCTACCTTAACGTTTCAGCCGGTTCAATTCCTGTGCCTCATGCGACTGTTCAACTCGATATTGATGGACAGATACTCCAGGATGCCGGCTTTGGTCATGGTCCTGTAGATGCTGCGTTCAAAACTATTTTCAGGATGGTAAAACGTTTTCCGAAGCTTTTACGCTACGAGGTCAATGCAGCTACCATGGGAACCGATGCTCAGGGACAGGTTTTGCTGAGACTTCAGGAAGATGATACTATTGTGGATGGACGAGCCGTCCATTCTGACATAGTTATGGCTAGTGCTCTAGCTCTAATAGACGCTCTTAATAAGCTGGAATTCTACCGTGGAAAACGAGAAATTTCTGAAATGAGCGAAGACGAAAGTTGGACTGTAAAGCTTTAG
- a CDS encoding class I SAM-dependent rRNA methyltransferase → MNFDSSEIPTFPSRLEEYPAIRLEKGREKRLLYGYRWVFSNEILDSFRDLTPGSWVRVVSHKGDHLGLGYINPHSLIAVRIVCPPGTKPSRMYFKRLLERALEMRQKLFPRSNCYRLFYSESDGLPGLIVDRYGDVIVYQITTVGASRLEGLIREILVELLHPIAIVARNDSSARTLEGLNLEKSVVWGELPQELWIHLDELFFIIDPLNGQKTGHYLDQRENRKVLKRFSSEALILDLFCYDGAWGLFGALYGAREVVFVDQSKAALDRARINAERNGFLSRCHFVEADVFDFLKASTRKDFDVIVVDPPAFAKNKKSLPQAISGYTDINRRALLMLQDGGTFISCSCSHHVSEELFEEILRKAALASGKQLLVLEARSQSQDHPVLLSMPETRYLKCYVTKVRSK, encoded by the coding sequence ATGAATTTCGACAGTTCGGAAATACCCACCTTCCCTTCTCGATTGGAAGAATATCCTGCGATAAGACTTGAGAAAGGTCGAGAAAAACGCCTTCTTTATGGTTACAGATGGGTCTTTAGTAATGAAATTCTTGATTCCTTTCGCGATCTTACACCAGGAAGCTGGGTAAGAGTAGTAAGTCACAAAGGCGATCATTTGGGGCTTGGGTATATCAATCCACATTCACTTATCGCCGTAAGAATTGTTTGCCCTCCGGGCACTAAACCTTCTCGGATGTATTTCAAGCGGTTGTTGGAAAGAGCTCTGGAAATGCGACAAAAGCTATTTCCCAGGTCCAACTGCTATCGGCTTTTTTACAGCGAATCTGATGGCTTGCCGGGACTTATCGTGGATCGCTACGGTGACGTAATAGTTTACCAAATCACCACTGTTGGAGCATCCCGACTTGAAGGGCTAATCAGGGAAATACTCGTAGAACTCTTACATCCCATCGCTATTGTTGCTCGAAATGACAGCTCAGCAAGAACACTCGAGGGACTAAATCTGGAAAAAAGCGTCGTATGGGGTGAACTTCCTCAAGAATTATGGATCCATTTAGATGAACTGTTTTTCATCATTGATCCCCTAAATGGTCAGAAAACAGGACACTACCTCGACCAGCGCGAAAACCGTAAAGTCCTAAAGCGATTTTCGTCAGAAGCCTTAATACTAGATCTTTTTTGCTACGATGGGGCATGGGGACTCTTCGGAGCCCTATATGGAGCCAGAGAAGTAGTATTCGTCGATCAGTCCAAAGCAGCATTAGACAGAGCCAGAATTAACGCTGAACGTAATGGATTCTTATCAAGATGCCACTTTGTGGAAGCAGATGTTTTTGACTTTCTAAAAGCCAGCACCAGAAAAGACTTCGATGTAATTGTGGTGGATCCTCCAGCTTTTGCAAAAAACAAAAAATCTCTTCCTCAGGCAATAAGTGGCTATACAGACATTAACCGTCGTGCACTTTTAATGCTCCAGGACGGGGGCACTTTCATAAGCTGCTCGTGTTCACACCACGTATCAGAAGAACTTTTTGAAGAAATTCTTCGTAAAGCCGCCCTAGCAAGCGGCAAACAGCTTTTAGTCCTGGAAGCTCGAAGCCAGTCTCAAGATCATCCTGTGCTGCTTTCAATGCCCGAAACGCGTTATCTAAAATGTTATGTGACAAAAGTCCGAAGCAAGTAG
- a CDS encoding ABC-F family ATP-binding cassette domain-containing protein — translation MISIQNVSQWVGKEKLFEGINTYIRPKDRIGLVGRNGTGKTSLLRIIAGESEPESGTISRPRYLRVGYLPQEWSPQRDAQLINYITNIHGELDIARKQLDEVTTAIQNASSPEEIDQLTLQQAELIERIEHFGGYDLHARAEKILAGLGFSSSTYRNLISTLSGGWIMRAELARILLSEPDLILLDEPTNHLDLSSLLWLESFIKESRAAFVIISHDREFLNRTVHRIWELDDGSFYEYSGNYDDYERQRSERIEHLKAMAKHQRDRIREIEEFIARNRVRKDRAKQVQSRLKMLEKMEIIEVPDDERPPSFSFPEPERAPKRLVELQNISKRFGGTVLYENLSITIERGDRIAFVGSNGSGKTTLLKIIAGMVEPDSGSRLVSPNVKISYYAQHQWEQLNGDRTVFEEARSVSGDLPHSTLRQILGAFRFSGEDVEKKVSCLSGGEKARLSLCKKILERPNLLLLDEPTNHLDIASREVLEMALKEYSGTVCFISHDRRFINALATKVLFFYDGKLELLYGNYDDLEKIWFPRLLSDENALPRKLDKEQHQEKQYTTRSSGAKKEAQKKRLEAQWRNELYRIKKPVLEEIETLEQEIESLTAELDKIQTLLAHPDTYKDGEKARELKITYQTLQNKVKMFTTQWEEKMLFLEELEQRFWDEKKKTIEKTN, via the coding sequence GTGATCTCGATCCAGAATGTTTCTCAATGGGTTGGAAAAGAAAAACTTTTCGAAGGGATTAACACTTACATCCGTCCCAAAGACCGAATTGGGCTTGTGGGGAGAAATGGCACGGGAAAAACATCTCTTTTAAGGATTATTGCCGGTGAGAGCGAACCCGAAAGTGGCACTATAAGTCGTCCGCGTTATCTACGAGTTGGCTACCTCCCTCAGGAGTGGAGTCCTCAAAGGGATGCCCAACTTATAAATTATATCACTAACATTCATGGAGAACTTGACATAGCAAGAAAGCAACTAGACGAGGTTACAACTGCTATTCAGAACGCATCATCTCCAGAAGAAATTGATCAGCTTACTCTTCAACAGGCGGAGTTGATAGAACGTATTGAACACTTTGGAGGTTATGACCTTCACGCTCGAGCCGAAAAAATACTTGCGGGACTTGGTTTTTCTTCATCCACATATCGTAATCTGATAAGCACTCTGAGTGGTGGATGGATCATGAGAGCGGAACTTGCTCGAATTCTTCTTTCCGAGCCAGATTTGATTCTTCTAGATGAACCTACCAATCACCTCGACTTATCCTCTCTTCTATGGCTCGAATCCTTCATCAAGGAATCCAGAGCAGCTTTCGTGATAATTTCCCACGATAGAGAATTTCTCAACCGAACTGTCCACCGTATATGGGAACTCGATGACGGATCATTCTACGAATACTCTGGAAACTACGATGACTATGAACGCCAACGGTCAGAACGGATAGAACATCTTAAGGCGATGGCAAAACACCAGAGGGACAGGATTCGAGAAATCGAGGAATTCATTGCTAGAAATAGAGTTCGGAAGGACAGAGCCAAGCAGGTGCAGAGTCGGCTAAAGATGCTGGAGAAAATGGAAATTATTGAAGTCCCGGATGATGAACGTCCTCCCAGCTTTTCTTTTCCCGAACCAGAGCGAGCCCCCAAACGACTTGTGGAACTCCAAAACATTTCAAAGCGTTTTGGCGGTACGGTGTTATACGAAAATCTTTCAATTACCATCGAACGTGGAGACAGGATCGCCTTTGTGGGATCAAACGGTTCGGGAAAGACAACCCTACTTAAAATTATAGCCGGCATGGTCGAGCCAGATTCAGGTTCGCGGTTAGTAAGCCCCAACGTTAAGATTAGCTATTACGCTCAGCACCAGTGGGAACAGCTTAACGGGGATCGGACAGTTTTTGAAGAAGCAAGATCCGTATCTGGAGATCTCCCTCATAGCACCCTAAGGCAGATTCTCGGGGCCTTCAGGTTCAGTGGTGAGGATGTAGAAAAAAAAGTCTCTTGTCTTAGCGGAGGCGAAAAGGCTAGATTGAGTTTATGCAAAAAAATTCTTGAAAGACCAAATCTTCTTCTCCTTGACGAGCCCACTAACCATTTAGATATTGCATCTCGTGAAGTGCTCGAAATGGCTCTAAAAGAATACAGTGGCACAGTATGTTTCATAAGCCACGATCGTCGATTCATTAACGCTCTTGCAACAAAGGTTCTCTTTTTCTACGATGGCAAGTTAGAATTGCTATATGGAAATTATGACGATCTTGAGAAAATTTGGTTTCCAAGGCTGCTAAGTGATGAAAATGCCCTGCCAAGAAAACTCGATAAAGAACAACACCAGGAAAAACAATATACCACCAGATCTAGTGGAGCCAAAAAAGAGGCACAAAAAAAACGCCTGGAAGCTCAATGGAGAAATGAACTCTACCGTATCAAAAAACCCGTTCTCGAAGAGATTGAAACCCTGGAGCAGGAAATTGAATCTCTTACAGCCGAACTTGATAAAATTCAGACTCTGCTCGCTCACCCAGACACTTACAAAGACGGCGAAAAAGCAAGAGAATTGAAAATAACCTATCAAACTCTTCAAAATAAGGTTAAAATGTTCACTACTCAGTGGGAAGAAAAAATGTTGTTCCTGGAGGAGTTGGAGCAACGCTTTTGGGACGAGAAGAAAAAGACAATCGAAAAAACCAATTAA
- the csx20 gene encoding CRISPR-associated protein Csx20, with product MAKVFVSTLGTGDYVPCHYIINGWRSNLVVFVQEALFDYLCPTWGEKDRVIVFCTEEAEKKNWCDHDNFEGLQTRLKSRNYPPEICMISVPSGKSENEIMAIFLKVMENLKPGDEVFMDITHSFRSIPLLLTVAINYGKVVKGISVGGIFYGALEALGTIPEVKKMPEDERDVPVFDLTAYDSIIEWARAVEVFKKAGYVDDLGALINKNLGSLFKDESKKIDKNLLKMFSTLKSRLESLVQSLATARGAEIYSYDFTSFSDIINKIEDSDLIPPMKPLFEILKESLAGFEESDPMKRTFNAAEWCLDHMMIPQAYIFLREAVITGLCDCSGLDYLDEKNREGFWSSLLHALSKNELDEIKERGALAVQVVNRGGEPLRKLVKTFEKLRAYRNDYLHGGWRDKPIKSQRLIRNIREYLSELRGNWAEYQGYREGCKKKAFVVLSHELTDEQKKELFSIWSVREIVIMPSEVREAWEKISPSVDSLEKELKPVIDWLETCSSPGDVVVVQGEYGATVRVAMRSREIGLIPIYATTERVLEENKLPDGSIKVERIFRHVKFRKYFD from the coding sequence ATGGCAAAAGTATTTGTCAGCACATTGGGAACCGGGGATTATGTGCCATGTCATTACATTATTAACGGCTGGAGATCCAATTTGGTTGTTTTCGTCCAGGAAGCTCTTTTCGATTATCTATGTCCTACCTGGGGTGAAAAAGATCGGGTAATAGTGTTTTGCACAGAAGAAGCTGAAAAGAAGAACTGGTGCGATCATGATAATTTTGAAGGATTACAAACCAGGCTGAAAAGTCGTAACTATCCACCTGAAATTTGCATGATTTCCGTCCCTAGCGGAAAAAGCGAAAACGAAATAATGGCTATATTTCTTAAGGTAATGGAGAATTTAAAGCCTGGTGATGAAGTTTTCATGGATATAACTCACTCCTTTCGCTCAATACCGCTTCTTCTTACTGTTGCAATTAATTACGGTAAAGTGGTTAAGGGAATTTCAGTAGGAGGTATATTTTACGGAGCTCTGGAAGCTCTTGGAACAATTCCAGAAGTTAAAAAAATGCCTGAAGACGAAAGAGATGTTCCGGTGTTTGATCTTACCGCCTATGATTCAATTATTGAATGGGCCCGAGCAGTAGAAGTTTTCAAAAAAGCCGGATATGTGGATGACTTGGGAGCACTTATAAACAAGAATCTTGGATCTTTGTTCAAGGACGAAAGCAAAAAAATCGACAAGAATTTACTAAAGATGTTTTCTACTTTGAAAAGCCGCCTTGAAAGCTTGGTGCAAAGCCTCGCAACCGCAAGAGGCGCGGAGATTTATTCTTATGATTTTACTTCGTTTTCGGACATTATAAACAAGATTGAAGATTCTGATCTTATTCCACCTATGAAACCACTTTTTGAAATACTTAAAGAAAGTTTGGCTGGTTTTGAAGAGAGCGATCCCATGAAAAGGACTTTTAATGCGGCAGAGTGGTGTCTGGATCACATGATGATACCCCAGGCTTATATTTTCCTTAGAGAAGCCGTAATCACCGGGTTGTGCGATTGTTCAGGACTTGATTATTTAGATGAGAAAAACCGTGAAGGTTTCTGGAGTTCTCTTCTGCATGCATTATCTAAGAATGAATTGGACGAAATTAAGGAACGCGGAGCATTAGCGGTTCAAGTTGTAAATAGGGGCGGTGAACCTTTGCGTAAGTTAGTGAAGACTTTTGAGAAACTCAGAGCCTATAGAAATGATTATCTCCATGGAGGGTGGAGAGATAAACCAATAAAATCTCAGAGACTTATACGCAATATAAGAGAGTATCTGTCAGAACTTCGCGGTAACTGGGCGGAATACCAGGGTTACAGGGAAGGCTGCAAAAAGAAAGCATTTGTTGTCTTGTCTCATGAACTAACAGATGAGCAAAAAAAGGAACTTTTTTCTATCTGGTCGGTCAGAGAAATTGTAATTATGCCTTCCGAGGTCAGGGAAGCATGGGAAAAGATTTCACCCTCTGTAGATTCATTGGAAAAGGAATTGAAACCGGTTATTGATTGGTTGGAAACTTGTTCATCTCCGGGAGATGTGGTGGTAGTGCAAGGAGAATACGGCGCAACTGTAAGAGTGGCAATGCGATCTCGGGAGATTGGACTTATCCCCATTTATGCAACGACCGAAAGAGTGTTGGAAGAGAATAAACTTCCCGATGGTAGTATTAAGGTCGAAAGAATTTTCAGGCATGTTAAGTTCAGGAAATACTTTGACTAA
- a CDS encoding GreA/GreB family elongation factor: protein MSNKADDDYPSVISRQEHIRLLDKLSYLYHVVRPKILEEVQNARVWSHRRDNFEYLEAKARLARLYATIDEIERKIAQSEILVGCKSYSRKISVGATVTLQNIENGEYVKYVLVGPYESDIHNGHLSVASPLGSALLGHEAGDEVIFEAPSGLKSYRVINVEWV from the coding sequence ATGAGCAACAAGGCGGATGACGATTATCCATCGGTTATTTCGAGACAAGAACATATAAGGCTTCTAGATAAGCTTTCTTACCTTTATCATGTAGTGCGTCCAAAAATTCTGGAAGAGGTTCAGAATGCGAGGGTTTGGAGTCACCGAAGAGACAATTTTGAATATCTCGAAGCTAAGGCAAGGCTGGCAAGACTTTATGCCACCATTGATGAAATCGAACGAAAGATTGCCCAAAGTGAAATCCTGGTTGGATGTAAGTCCTATTCAAGAAAAATATCTGTTGGAGCAACTGTAACTCTACAAAATATTGAAAACGGGGAATATGTTAAATATGTCCTGGTAGGACCTTATGAATCAGATATTCACAACGGACATCTTTCAGTGGCGTCCCCTCTGGGAAGCGCTCTTCTTGGGCATGAAGCAGGTGATGAAGTAATTTTCGAAGCCCCGTCGGGATTAAAATCTTACCGAGTTATAAACGTCGAGTGGGTGTAA
- the cobB gene encoding NAD-dependent protein deacetylase yields MKSADIAKAADYIRKARYLTALTGAGVSAESGIPTFRGKDGLWNRYRPEELATPEAFARDPETVWKWYAWRMEKVWAANPNPAHYALRKLEEMGLLKTLITQNVDDLHERAGSKNVIHIHGALRIVRCVSCGNSIDLSTPPTVPPIPLCSCGGLLRPGVVWFGEPIPEDVLHRSFDEANLSDVMIVAGTSALVYPAAGLPLVIKSRGGVIVEVNPDKTPLTEHADVSIREKAGDALSSIIEVLLS; encoded by the coding sequence ATGAAAAGCGCTGATATTGCTAAAGCCGCAGATTATATTCGTAAAGCCCGTTACCTTACGGCTCTTACTGGTGCTGGTGTATCTGCTGAAAGTGGCATTCCCACTTTTCGTGGAAAAGATGGTTTATGGAACCGCTACCGCCCCGAAGAGCTTGCCACCCCTGAAGCTTTTGCCCGCGACCCTGAAACGGTCTGGAAATGGTATGCCTGGAGGATGGAAAAAGTCTGGGCAGCAAATCCGAATCCCGCACACTATGCTTTAAGAAAGCTTGAAGAAATGGGACTTCTTAAGACACTTATTACACAGAATGTTGATGATCTCCACGAAAGAGCCGGCAGTAAGAATGTAATTCACATTCACGGAGCTCTAAGGATAGTTCGGTGCGTTAGCTGTGGAAACTCAATTGATCTTAGCACACCTCCCACTGTGCCTCCTATTCCGCTCTGTAGTTGTGGAGGGTTATTGAGACCTGGGGTGGTCTGGTTTGGCGAGCCAATTCCAGAAGATGTTCTGCATCGCTCTTTTGACGAAGCAAACCTTAGCGACGTGATGATAGTAGCTGGCACATCGGCACTCGTTTATCCTGCTGCAGGACTTCCTCTGGTGATCAAAAGTAGAGGAGGAGTTATTGTAGAAGTTAACCCGGATAAAACTCCATTGACCGAACATGCGGATGTATCAATTAGAGAAAAAGCTGGTGATGCATTGTCTAGCATCATCGAAGTTTTGTTGTCCTAA
- a CDS encoding NUDIX hydrolase, with the protein MSRTYYQKIQMAVYNKSENGRRKADPWRIGNKENLRMEKKLHTIGLLNTFHFTAYLDEVILKTGRTSRRLKIDHPEAIAIVPFVDSNHIIMVRQWRYAVGQETLEIPAGKVDRGESIEEAIQRELIEETGYKAKVIKPLVSYFPAIAYSNEIIHIFAATELRAQESRLDEDEISGVEIVSLEDALKMVKNGTIRDGKTILGILFAQDGFNEQQGG; encoded by the coding sequence ATGTCGAGAACCTACTACCAGAAAATCCAAATGGCTGTTTACAATAAAAGCGAAAATGGTAGAAGAAAAGCGGATCCATGGAGAATCGGAAATAAGGAGAATCTAAGAATGGAGAAAAAGCTTCACACTATCGGCCTTCTAAATACATTTCACTTTACAGCTTACCTTGATGAAGTAATCTTGAAAACGGGCAGAACATCTAGGCGCCTAAAAATAGACCATCCAGAAGCTATAGCTATCGTGCCTTTTGTAGATTCTAACCACATTATCATGGTTCGTCAGTGGCGGTATGCAGTGGGACAGGAAACACTCGAAATACCAGCTGGAAAAGTTGATCGCGGGGAATCCATAGAAGAAGCCATCCAGAGAGAACTCATAGAAGAAACAGGATATAAGGCAAAGGTTATAAAGCCACTTGTATCTTACTTCCCCGCAATTGCCTATTCTAATGAGATCATCCACATTTTTGCAGCTACAGAACTCAGAGCTCAGGAAAGCAGGCTTGATGAAGATGAGATTTCAGGGGTTGAGATTGTTTCCTTAGAAGACGCTCTAAAAATGGTCAAAAACGGAACTATTAGAGACGGTAAAACCATTTTAGGAATTCTATTTGCTCAGGATGGATTCAATGAGCAACAAGGCGGATGA